Proteins found in one Arthrobacter sp. U41 genomic segment:
- a CDS encoding DUF3073 domain-containing protein, producing MGRGRQKAKATKQARDIKYYSPNTDYTALQRELKSSEVRTPSRFSSEPVEPDYSAYVDKYADDVEDDDDEVDSRRIG from the coding sequence ATGGGGCGCGGCCGTCAAAAGGCAAAAGCTACCAAGCAGGCTCGGGACATCAAGTACTACTCCCCGAACACTGACTACACTGCGCTTCAGCGTGAGCTCAAGAGCTCTGAGGTTCGTACACCGAGCCGCTTCTCGAGTGAACCGGTTGAGCCAGATTATTCGGCTTATGTGGATAAGTACGCGGACGATGTGGAAGATGACGACGACGAAGTAGATTCCCGTCGGATAGGTTAG
- the purM gene encoding phosphoribosylformylglycinamidine cyclo-ligase, translated as MTSASPAADMNAAQNSVGITYASAGVDVEAGDRAVELMKDAVKATHNSSVIGGVGGFAGLYDVSKLLTYKRPLLATSTDGVGTKVAIAQAMDIHDTIGFDLVGMVVDDIVVVGAEPLFMTDYIACGKVVPERIADIVRGIAAACSVAGTALVGGETAEHPGLLGEHEYDVAGAATGVVEAADLLGPDRVRAGDVVIGMASSGLHSNGYSLVRRVINHAGWALDRHVSEFSRTLGEELLEPTRVYAADCLDLARTFPVNGSAAGQAVHGFSHVTGGGLAANLARVLPQGLLATVDRATWQLPAIFRLVAELGNVPLADLERTLNLGVGMVAIVSPEAADAAVSRLNERGLPAWVMGTVEQNSDSIVKTGPDYVQGAKGVDGGAVRLVNAYA; from the coding sequence ATGACTTCCGCCTCCCCGGCCGCTGACATGAACGCCGCCCAGAACTCCGTCGGCATCACCTACGCTTCAGCCGGCGTCGACGTCGAAGCGGGCGACCGCGCCGTCGAACTCATGAAGGACGCCGTCAAGGCGACCCACAACTCCTCGGTGATCGGCGGCGTCGGCGGCTTCGCCGGCCTGTACGACGTCTCGAAGCTGCTCACGTACAAGCGCCCGCTGCTGGCCACCTCCACCGACGGTGTGGGCACCAAGGTCGCGATTGCGCAGGCCATGGACATCCACGACACGATCGGCTTCGACCTCGTCGGCATGGTGGTCGATGACATCGTCGTGGTGGGCGCCGAACCCCTGTTTATGACCGACTACATCGCCTGCGGCAAGGTTGTCCCGGAGCGCATCGCGGACATCGTCCGCGGCATCGCGGCCGCCTGCTCCGTTGCCGGCACCGCCCTGGTGGGCGGCGAAACCGCCGAGCATCCGGGGCTGCTGGGCGAGCACGAGTACGACGTCGCCGGTGCCGCCACCGGGGTTGTCGAAGCCGCCGACCTGCTGGGCCCGGACCGCGTCCGCGCCGGCGACGTGGTGATCGGCATGGCCTCCTCCGGGCTGCACTCCAACGGCTACTCCCTGGTCCGCCGCGTCATCAACCACGCCGGCTGGGCCCTGGACCGCCACGTGTCCGAATTCAGCCGCACGCTGGGTGAGGAACTCCTCGAACCCACCCGCGTCTACGCCGCCGACTGCCTGGACCTGGCCCGCACCTTCCCGGTGAACGGCTCCGCCGCCGGCCAGGCCGTGCACGGCTTCAGCCACGTGACCGGCGGCGGCCTCGCCGCCAACCTGGCCCGCGTCCTGCCGCAGGGCCTGCTGGCCACCGTGGACCGCGCCACCTGGCAGCTTCCGGCCATCTTCCGGCTCGTCGCCGAACTGGGCAACGTCCCGCTGGCCGACCTGGAGCGCACCCTGAACCTTGGCGTGGGCATGGTCGCGATCGTCTCCCCCGAGGCTGCCGACGCCGCCGTGAGCCGCCTCAACGAGCGCGGCCTGCCGGCCTGGGTGATGGGCACCGTGGAGCAGAATTCGGACTCGATCGTCAAGACCGGCCCGGACTACGTCCAGGGCGCCAAGGGCGTCGACGGCGGCGCCGTCCGGCTGGTCAACGCCTACGCCTAA
- the allB gene encoding allantoinase AllB: MSEETFDLVIRGRRVLTEAGIAPREVGVRGGKVMALEPLGSGLSGAEVIELADDETLLPGLVDTHVHVNEPGRTEWEGFASATRAAAAGGVTTIIDMPLNSIPPTTTVDALNLKREAAKDQAFVDVGFWGGAIPGNKADLLPLHNEGVFGFKCFLLHSGVDEFPHLDAEELEEDLAELKSFDSLMIVHAEDAHAIDRAPHPGGNQYATFLASRPRGAENKAIAEVIERARWTGARVHILHLSSSDALPMIASAKRDGVHLTVETCPHYLTLTAEEIPNGATAYKCCPPIREASNRELLWKGLQDGTIDCIVSDHSPSTLELKDLEHGDFAVAWGGVSSLQLGLSLVWTQARHRGIPLEQVVSWMAQKPAELARLGNKGQLALGYDADFAVFAQDEAYVVDVAKLKHKNPITPYDGKALSGVVRRTFLRGQEVDGRTPRGRLLRGTPGPGTTSPPGATSRR; the protein is encoded by the coding sequence ATGTCTGAAGAAACCTTCGACCTCGTCATCCGGGGCCGGCGCGTTCTGACCGAGGCCGGGATCGCGCCGCGCGAAGTGGGAGTGCGCGGCGGCAAGGTGATGGCCCTTGAACCGCTCGGCAGCGGGCTGTCCGGCGCGGAGGTCATTGAACTCGCGGACGACGAAACCCTGCTTCCCGGACTCGTGGATACGCATGTCCACGTGAACGAGCCGGGCCGCACCGAGTGGGAGGGTTTTGCCTCCGCCACCCGGGCCGCGGCGGCCGGCGGCGTGACCACCATCATCGACATGCCGCTCAACAGCATCCCGCCCACCACCACGGTGGACGCCCTCAACCTCAAACGCGAGGCGGCAAAGGACCAGGCGTTCGTTGACGTGGGGTTCTGGGGCGGAGCCATTCCCGGCAACAAGGCGGACCTCCTCCCGCTGCACAACGAGGGCGTCTTCGGCTTCAAGTGTTTCCTGCTGCACTCCGGCGTGGACGAGTTCCCGCACCTTGACGCCGAGGAGCTGGAAGAGGACCTGGCCGAACTCAAGTCCTTCGATTCGCTCATGATCGTCCATGCCGAGGACGCCCACGCGATCGACCGCGCCCCGCACCCCGGCGGCAACCAGTACGCCACGTTCCTCGCCTCCCGGCCGCGCGGCGCCGAGAACAAGGCCATCGCCGAGGTGATCGAACGCGCCCGCTGGACCGGCGCCCGCGTGCACATCCTGCACCTGTCATCCTCGGATGCCCTGCCCATGATCGCCAGCGCCAAGCGCGACGGCGTGCACCTCACCGTGGAGACCTGCCCGCACTATCTCACCCTTACGGCCGAGGAAATCCCCAACGGGGCAACGGCCTACAAGTGCTGCCCGCCCATCCGAGAGGCCTCCAACCGGGAACTGCTCTGGAAGGGCCTCCAGGACGGCACCATCGACTGCATCGTCTCCGACCACTCCCCCAGCACCCTGGAGCTCAAGGACCTGGAACACGGCGACTTCGCCGTGGCATGGGGCGGGGTCTCCTCGCTGCAGCTAGGCCTGTCACTGGTCTGGACGCAGGCCCGGCACCGCGGCATCCCGCTGGAACAAGTGGTGTCCTGGATGGCGCAGAAGCCCGCCGAACTGGCCCGGCTGGGCAACAAGGGCCAGCTTGCCCTGGGATACGACGCCGACTTCGCCGTCTTCGCGCAGGACGAGGCCTACGTCGTGGACGTCGCCAAGCTCAAGCACAAGAACCCCATCACCCCCTACGACGGCAAGGCGCTCTCCGGCGTCGTCCGCAGAACCTTCCTGCGCGGCCAGGAGGTCGACGGCCGGACTCCCCGCGGAAGACTGCTCCGCGGCACGCCGGGGCCTGGTACTACGTCACCGCCCGGGGCCACGTCGCGGCGCTGA
- a CDS encoding class I SAM-dependent methyltransferase, with the protein MSASAERIRDQQRSTWDEFSTGWRKWDAEVLGWHAPFGDAVIEEARLRPDSAVLDVAAGTGEPGLTAAALVPRGSVTLLDLSAGMLRVASEKAAARGLDNVRTEVGDAARLPFDDGTFDAVLCRFGVMFFPSVSAAVEEMARVARPGARISAAVWGRAAENPWATLILGTIARHTELPVPTTGAPGLFRCAAPGYMARVFKDAGLAAVSERKVTTDLVKGSPELYWEFMTEIATTVGVGLAGADRESRELIRSDVFQLLGRYEHDGAIRLRSTATIVAGTRV; encoded by the coding sequence ATGTCAGCCTCAGCCGAGCGCATCAGGGACCAGCAGCGCAGCACTTGGGATGAGTTTTCCACCGGCTGGCGGAAATGGGACGCTGAAGTGCTCGGCTGGCATGCCCCCTTCGGCGACGCGGTCATCGAGGAGGCGAGGCTCCGTCCGGACTCCGCGGTTCTCGACGTCGCAGCCGGAACCGGCGAACCGGGCCTCACCGCGGCCGCCCTCGTTCCGCGCGGCAGCGTCACCCTGCTGGACCTCTCCGCGGGGATGTTGCGGGTTGCATCCGAGAAGGCAGCAGCCCGGGGGCTGGACAACGTGCGCACCGAAGTCGGCGACGCCGCCAGGCTGCCGTTCGACGACGGCACCTTCGACGCGGTCCTCTGCCGCTTCGGTGTGATGTTCTTCCCCAGCGTTTCCGCCGCGGTGGAGGAAATGGCGCGCGTCGCCAGGCCGGGCGCCCGGATCAGCGCCGCTGTCTGGGGCCGTGCCGCCGAGAACCCGTGGGCCACCCTGATCCTCGGCACGATCGCCCGCCACACCGAACTGCCGGTGCCCACGACGGGCGCCCCCGGGCTGTTCCGGTGCGCCGCGCCGGGATACATGGCCAGGGTCTTCAAGGACGCCGGACTGGCCGCGGTCAGCGAACGCAAGGTCACCACCGACCTGGTCAAGGGGTCACCGGAGCTCTACTGGGAGTTCATGACCGAGATTGCGACCACCGTGGGCGTGGGCCTGGCGGGGGCGGACCGCGAATCCCGGGAGCTGATCCGTTCCGACGTCTTCCAGTTGCTGGGCCGCTACGAACACGACGGCGCCATCCGGCTCCGTTCCACCGCCACCATCGTGGCAGGGACGCGGGTGTAG
- a CDS encoding VOC family protein, with translation MTMRTGFTEGEICWTDLQTSDVGAAKAFYAAVFGWRYEDLPTPDGRSYAQAFLGEDLVTVIAPQNPQQQAAGAPGQWNVYLASSDARELADGLVHAGGTLEFGPEAVDGTGVMVFFAPPGGGTTGAWQAGSHFGTARSGEPGTLAWAELLTPEPQAAVGFFQQLFGHEVTEYPQDDGGKYTTLMVGGAEVAGIAAVPAEAEGTLKPGWQVYFGVSSVAEAVTAAVAAGGTVLIEPDEVEEAGTIATLADPQGGVFSVLEV, from the coding sequence ATGACCATGCGCACGGGGTTCACCGAAGGCGAGATCTGCTGGACGGATCTCCAGACCAGCGACGTCGGCGCGGCCAAGGCCTTCTATGCCGCCGTTTTCGGCTGGCGCTACGAGGACCTGCCCACTCCCGACGGGCGCAGCTATGCCCAGGCATTCCTGGGCGAGGACCTGGTTACCGTGATCGCGCCGCAGAATCCGCAGCAGCAGGCCGCCGGCGCTCCCGGGCAGTGGAACGTGTACCTCGCCTCCTCTGACGCCCGGGAGCTCGCTGACGGCCTGGTCCACGCCGGCGGCACCCTGGAATTTGGCCCCGAGGCCGTGGACGGCACCGGGGTGATGGTCTTCTTCGCCCCGCCCGGAGGCGGCACCACCGGCGCCTGGCAGGCCGGAAGCCACTTCGGTACCGCCCGCAGCGGGGAACCCGGCACGCTCGCGTGGGCCGAGCTGCTGACGCCCGAGCCGCAGGCCGCCGTCGGATTCTTCCAGCAGCTGTTCGGGCACGAGGTGACGGAATACCCGCAGGACGACGGCGGCAAGTACACCACGTTGATGGTGGGCGGCGCGGAGGTGGCCGGGATCGCCGCTGTCCCGGCGGAGGCCGAGGGCACGCTCAAGCCGGGCTGGCAGGTTTACTTCGGGGTGTCGAGCGTCGCGGAAGCGGTCACGGCGGCCGTGGCTGCGGGCGGCACGGTCCTGATTGAACCGGACGAGGTCGAGGAAGCCGGCACCATCGCGACCCTCGCGGATCCGCAGGGCGGCGTGTTCAGCGTGCTGGAGGTTTAA
- the purF gene encoding amidophosphoribosyltransferase, whose protein sequence is MARGDGKLSHDLLSGEKGPQDACGVFGVWAPGEEVAKLTYYGLYALQHRGQESAGIATSDGKRINVYKDMGLVSQVFDETTLNTLTGHLAVGHCRYSTTGASHWANAQPTLGATATGTVALAHNGNLTNTAELKAMIVEHNGGQLTGEMKQGNTSDTALVTALLEGEEGKSLEETAMDLLPKIKGGFCFVFMDEGTLYAARDTYGIRPLCLGRLERGWVVASEQSALATVGASFIREIEPGEFIAIDEDGVRSQRFAEATPAGCVFEYVYLARPDASIAGRSVYESRVEMGRQLARENTQEADIVIPVPESGTPAAVGYAEESGIPFAHGFVKNSYVGRTFIQPSQTLRQLGIRLKLNALESVIRGKRVVVVDDSIVRGNTQRAIVRMLREAGAASVHIKISSPPVKWPCFYGIDFASRAELIANGATVEEITQAIGADSLAYISEDGMIGATQQPRERLCTACFTGKYPIELPGADKLGKNLLERTDLGGLPAAGDAALGAAASESAAEAAAGISADEDPAEKPGATGCDPGPDAEFEELLTDGDRIDRPLAADKKEPV, encoded by the coding sequence GTGGCACGCGGCGATGGAAAACTCTCTCATGACCTTCTCTCTGGCGAAAAAGGCCCCCAGGACGCATGTGGCGTCTTCGGGGTCTGGGCTCCCGGTGAAGAGGTTGCAAAACTCACCTATTACGGGCTGTATGCACTACAGCACCGCGGTCAGGAGTCGGCTGGCATAGCCACCAGCGACGGCAAGCGGATCAACGTCTACAAGGACATGGGACTCGTATCCCAGGTCTTCGACGAGACGACGCTCAACACCCTGACCGGGCACCTGGCCGTCGGCCACTGCCGTTACTCCACCACCGGCGCCAGCCACTGGGCCAACGCGCAGCCCACCCTTGGCGCGACCGCGACCGGCACTGTGGCCCTGGCCCACAACGGCAACCTGACCAACACCGCCGAGCTCAAAGCCATGATCGTTGAACACAACGGCGGCCAGCTCACCGGTGAAATGAAGCAGGGCAACACCTCGGATACCGCCCTCGTCACCGCCCTGTTGGAGGGCGAAGAGGGCAAGTCGCTCGAAGAGACCGCGATGGACCTGTTGCCCAAAATCAAGGGCGGCTTCTGCTTTGTCTTCATGGATGAAGGCACCCTTTACGCAGCCCGCGACACCTACGGAATCCGCCCGCTCTGCCTGGGCAGGCTGGAGCGCGGCTGGGTGGTCGCCTCCGAGCAGTCCGCCCTGGCCACCGTCGGCGCCAGCTTCATCCGCGAAATCGAGCCCGGGGAGTTCATCGCGATCGACGAGGACGGCGTCCGCTCCCAGCGCTTCGCCGAGGCGACGCCGGCCGGCTGCGTCTTCGAGTACGTCTACCTCGCCCGCCCGGACGCCTCCATTGCAGGCCGTTCCGTGTACGAGTCCCGCGTGGAAATGGGCCGCCAGCTGGCCCGCGAAAACACCCAGGAAGCGGACATCGTCATCCCGGTCCCGGAATCGGGCACCCCCGCCGCCGTGGGCTACGCCGAGGAATCCGGCATCCCGTTCGCCCACGGCTTCGTCAAGAACTCCTACGTTGGCCGGACGTTCATCCAGCCCTCGCAGACGCTGCGCCAGCTGGGAATCCGGCTCAAGCTCAACGCGCTCGAATCCGTGATCCGCGGCAAGCGGGTGGTGGTCGTCGATGACTCGATCGTCCGCGGCAACACCCAGCGCGCGATCGTCAGGATGCTCCGCGAAGCCGGCGCCGCCAGCGTCCACATCAAGATTTCCTCCCCGCCGGTGAAGTGGCCGTGCTTCTACGGGATCGACTTCGCCTCCCGTGCGGAGCTGATTGCCAACGGTGCCACCGTCGAGGAAATCACCCAGGCGATCGGCGCCGATTCGCTGGCCTACATCTCCGAAGACGGCATGATCGGCGCCACCCAGCAGCCGCGCGAACGCCTGTGCACCGCCTGCTTCACCGGCAAGTACCCGATCGAACTGCCGGGTGCCGATAAGCTCGGCAAGAACCTGCTCGAGCGCACCGATCTCGGCGGGCTCCCCGCCGCCGGAGATGCCGCCCTCGGCGCTGCCGCGTCGGAATCCGCCGCCGAAGCCGCCGCCGGCATCAGCGCCGATGAGGATCCGGCCGAGAAGCCCGGTGCCACCGGCTGCGATCCGGGCCCGGACGCCGAATTCGAAGAACTGCTTACCGACGGCGATCGCATTGATCGTCCACTCGCTGCCGACAAGAAAGAGCCCGTATGA